From the genome of Pseudodesulfovibrio sp. S3, one region includes:
- a CDS encoding tetratricopeptide repeat protein: MLHRSILAVSIPVLLVLSSFFLALPELGHETKAAARSGDPAAQVEMARMYYDGSLGVHDMDKVLFWLHKAVDQGYPDAQHILGQFYVSGVGVKKDQDRGFSLIRAAAKQDYPPAQVFLAHAYGKGIGVERDVAGFLYWVQRAAKNGDAQSQFNMAILRLSGSLVERDVSEARAWLEKSAEQGYTDAQNTLGELLVRGVDQEPDYVEACKWFAIAGTKGNPKANDNLVEIVKYMTRAEMDEAAARANLWLEVRGK; encoded by the coding sequence ATGCTCCACAGATCCATACTGGCCGTTAGCATCCCTGTGCTGCTCGTCTTGTCGTCTTTTTTCCTGGCGTTGCCCGAGTTGGGGCACGAAACAAAGGCCGCTGCCCGGTCAGGCGATCCTGCGGCCCAGGTGGAGATGGCCCGCATGTATTATGACGGCAGCCTGGGCGTGCACGACATGGACAAGGTGCTCTTCTGGCTGCACAAGGCCGTTGACCAGGGATATCCGGACGCCCAGCATATTCTTGGTCAGTTCTATGTCTCGGGCGTGGGCGTGAAAAAGGATCAGGACAGGGGCTTTTCATTGATTCGTGCAGCGGCAAAGCAGGATTACCCGCCGGCTCAGGTCTTTTTGGCCCATGCCTATGGCAAGGGGATCGGCGTGGAACGGGATGTCGCCGGTTTCCTGTACTGGGTGCAACGGGCCGCAAAGAACGGCGATGCCCAGAGCCAGTTCAACATGGCCATCCTGCGTCTGTCCGGCAGTCTGGTCGAGCGGGACGTATCCGAGGCCCGGGCCTGGCTCGAGAAGTCCGCGGAGCAGGGGTACACGGATGCCCAGAACACCCTGGGTGAACTGCTGGTCAGGGGCGTGGACCAGGAGCCGGATTATGTCGAGGCATGCAAATGGTTCGCCATTGCCGGAACCAAGGGCAATCCCAAGGCCAATGACAACCTCGTGGAAATCGTCAAGTACATGACCCGCGCAGAGATGGATGAAGCCGCTGCAAGGGCCAATCTGTGGTTGGAAGTCCGGGGCAAGTAA
- a CDS encoding DJ-1/PfpI family protein, whose product MRNIIPAVFGFIALLTLVLSVSPNALADAQGKKALLIVAPSDFEPTEYSTTRSTLESGGMTCTVASTKTGSLKSAKGTRAQSDLVLSEVQTGDYDAIVIIGGNGIKRLWMNEDAHRIVREAAEQDKVVAAICAGPGVLAYSGVMQGKKGTAHPKSGAPGALKENGCEYTGNRVEVDNKFITANGPQAAKSFGQAIVAAF is encoded by the coding sequence ATGCGTAACATTATCCCAGCCGTTTTCGGATTTATTGCCCTCCTGACCCTTGTCCTGTCGGTATCCCCGAACGCCCTGGCCGATGCGCAAGGGAAAAAAGCGCTGCTCATCGTGGCTCCCAGCGACTTTGAGCCCACGGAATACTCCACAACGCGTTCGACCCTCGAATCGGGCGGCATGACCTGCACCGTGGCCTCCACGAAAACCGGCTCACTGAAGAGCGCCAAGGGCACGCGGGCCCAATCCGATCTCGTTCTCAGCGAAGTTCAGACCGGAGACTACGACGCCATCGTCATCATCGGCGGCAACGGCATAAAGAGGCTGTGGATGAACGAGGATGCCCACCGCATCGTGCGTGAAGCCGCAGAGCAGGACAAGGTCGTGGCCGCCATCTGCGCCGGCCCAGGCGTTCTGGCATACTCCGGCGTCATGCAGGGCAAAAAGGGCACGGCCCACCCCAAGAGCGGCGCACCCGGCGCCCTCAAGGAAAACGGTTGCGAATACACCGGCAACAGGGTTGAAGTGGACAACAAATTCATCACTGCAAACGGTCCACAGGCAGCCAAATCTTTCGGACAGGCCATTGTGGCCGCATTCTGA